A stretch of Paludisphaera borealis DNA encodes these proteins:
- a CDS encoding efflux RND transporter permease subunit: MLNAIIEGSLKNRFFVLAATALIAGMGVYSALHLPIDAVPDLTNVQVQVITEAPALSPMEVESLLSFPVEGAMSGLPNVEQIRSVSKFGVSVVTVVFHEGTDLYRARQLVGERLQRAAEAIPPNYGTPTLGPIATALGEVYQFQVKAEAGSSITPMELRSLLDWFISFQLRKVPGVTEINGHGGEVKTYQVEVDPDKLGNYKLSMTDLFLALRNNNANVGGGYLVHEGEARYIRGVSQARSVDDVAAIVVDERDGVPVTIGNVATVHPAPMIRSGLATRDGQGEIVVGLVMMLIGENSRRVVEDVKAEIAEIQKALPKGVTIEPLYDRTHLIASTLDTVLHNLLEGGALVILVLLLMLGDVRGGLIVALAIPLSMLFAANVMLATGVSASLMSLGAIDFGLIVDSSVIMIENCVRRLAHEGGTRLKEDIVLDAAVEVRKPTMFGELIITIVYLPILALQGSEGKLFRPMALTVIFALAGSLVLSLTFMPVMASLGLSARPQEKEIWLIRILKRWYVPILDAFLRRPFLAFGTALALVLVSLPIAWNIGAEFMPRLNEGDLLIEAVQIPSAALERAVPVSTHIETLLRTFPEVRLVYCKTGRPEIANDVMGVHQTDVWTMLKPKEEWRPGLTRDGLIDEMDKLLTDNVPGVKFGFSQPIEMRVNELVAGVKSDVAVLIYGTDLDVLRQKASEVERVLARIPGAHDVKAPSAGRLPLLSINVRRDQLARYGIKASDVLDVVAALGGTTVGSVFEGHIRRPLQIRLPASWRNDPKQIGSIRIVDKLGRPIPLKDLADISNEEGPSEVERENIQRRVYVGANVRGRDLAGFVADARAAIEAEVEFPPGYLVRWGGQFEHLESATRRLAIVASVALVMLFLLLYGSFHSARLACLIFTAVPMAATGGVFALVLRGLPFSISAAVGFIALFGVAVLNGLVWVSAVEHLRQDGLDPHAAAREASIMRLRPILMTALVAGMGFIPMALATTPGAEIQRPLATVVIGGLFTSTMLTSLVLPSIYPWFAAGDRQPRPTEA; the protein is encoded by the coding sequence ATGCTCAACGCCATCATCGAAGGGTCGCTCAAGAATCGGTTCTTCGTCCTCGCCGCGACCGCACTCATCGCGGGAATGGGCGTGTACTCGGCGCTGCATCTGCCGATCGACGCCGTGCCCGATCTGACGAACGTCCAAGTGCAAGTCATCACCGAAGCCCCGGCGCTGTCGCCGATGGAAGTCGAATCGTTGCTCTCGTTCCCGGTCGAGGGCGCCATGAGCGGCCTGCCGAACGTCGAGCAGATTCGCTCGGTGTCCAAGTTCGGGGTCTCGGTCGTGACGGTCGTCTTTCACGAAGGGACCGACCTTTACCGCGCGCGGCAGCTCGTCGGCGAACGCCTCCAGCGCGCGGCCGAGGCGATCCCGCCGAACTACGGCACGCCCACGCTGGGGCCGATCGCCACGGCGCTTGGCGAGGTGTACCAGTTCCAGGTCAAGGCCGAGGCCGGCTCGTCGATCACGCCGATGGAGCTTCGCAGCCTGCTCGACTGGTTCATCTCGTTCCAGCTTCGCAAGGTGCCCGGCGTCACCGAGATCAACGGCCACGGCGGCGAGGTGAAGACGTATCAGGTCGAAGTCGACCCCGACAAGCTCGGCAATTACAAGCTGTCGATGACCGACCTGTTCCTGGCGCTGCGGAACAACAACGCCAACGTGGGGGGCGGCTATCTCGTCCACGAAGGCGAGGCCCGTTACATCCGCGGCGTGAGCCAAGCGCGGTCGGTCGACGACGTCGCGGCGATCGTCGTCGACGAGCGCGACGGTGTGCCGGTCACCATCGGCAACGTGGCGACGGTCCACCCCGCGCCGATGATCCGATCGGGCCTGGCCACCCGCGACGGCCAGGGCGAGATCGTCGTCGGGCTCGTGATGATGCTGATCGGCGAGAACAGCCGCCGGGTCGTCGAGGATGTGAAGGCCGAGATCGCCGAGATCCAGAAAGCGCTGCCGAAGGGCGTGACGATCGAGCCCCTCTACGACCGCACGCATTTGATCGCCAGCACGCTTGACACGGTCTTGCACAACCTGCTTGAAGGCGGGGCGCTCGTGATCCTCGTCTTGCTGCTGATGCTCGGCGATGTGCGAGGCGGCCTGATCGTGGCACTGGCCATCCCGCTCTCTATGCTGTTCGCCGCCAACGTGATGCTCGCCACGGGCGTTTCGGCGAGCCTCATGAGCCTGGGCGCGATCGACTTCGGCTTGATCGTCGATTCGAGCGTGATCATGATTGAGAACTGCGTCCGCCGGTTGGCCCATGAGGGGGGCACGCGGCTCAAGGAGGACATCGTCCTCGACGCCGCCGTCGAAGTCCGCAAGCCGACCATGTTCGGCGAGTTGATCATCACGATCGTCTACCTGCCGATCCTGGCTCTGCAAGGCTCGGAAGGGAAGTTGTTCCGGCCGATGGCCCTGACGGTCATTTTCGCGCTCGCGGGTTCGCTGGTCCTCTCGCTCACGTTCATGCCGGTCATGGCGTCGCTGGGTTTGAGCGCGCGGCCGCAGGAAAAAGAGATCTGGCTGATTCGCATTCTCAAACGGTGGTACGTGCCGATCCTCGACGCGTTCCTCCGTCGTCCGTTCCTGGCGTTCGGCACGGCGCTCGCTCTGGTGCTCGTGAGTCTTCCGATCGCATGGAACATCGGAGCCGAGTTCATGCCCCGGCTCAACGAGGGCGACTTGCTCATCGAGGCCGTGCAGATCCCCTCCGCGGCGCTCGAGCGGGCGGTGCCGGTCTCAACCCATATCGAGACGCTGCTGCGAACGTTCCCGGAAGTCCGCCTGGTTTACTGCAAGACTGGTCGACCCGAGATCGCCAACGACGTCATGGGGGTCCACCAGACCGACGTCTGGACGATGCTCAAGCCCAAGGAAGAGTGGCGCCCGGGGCTGACGCGCGACGGCTTGATCGATGAGATGGACAAGCTGCTCACCGACAACGTCCCCGGCGTCAAGTTCGGCTTCAGCCAGCCGATCGAGATGCGCGTCAACGAGCTGGTCGCGGGGGTGAAGAGCGATGTGGCCGTCTTGATCTACGGCACGGACCTCGACGTCCTGCGCCAGAAGGCTTCGGAGGTCGAGCGGGTGCTGGCGCGCATCCCCGGGGCGCACGACGTCAAGGCGCCCTCGGCCGGGAGGTTGCCGCTGCTGAGCATCAACGTCCGCCGCGACCAGCTCGCGCGCTACGGCATCAAGGCGTCTGACGTGCTCGACGTCGTAGCGGCCCTCGGAGGCACGACGGTCGGCTCCGTCTTCGAAGGCCACATTCGCCGACCGCTCCAGATCCGCCTGCCGGCGTCTTGGCGCAACGATCCCAAGCAGATCGGCTCGATCCGGATCGTCGACAAACTGGGCCGCCCGATCCCCCTCAAGGACCTAGCCGACATCTCCAACGAGGAAGGGCCGAGCGAGGTCGAGCGCGAGAATATCCAGCGGCGGGTATACGTCGGGGCCAACGTGCGGGGCCGCGACCTGGCCGGTTTCGTCGCCGACGCACGCGCCGCGATCGAGGCCGAGGTGGAATTCCCTCCCGGCTACCTCGTCCGGTGGGGAGGCCAGTTCGAGCATCTCGAATCGGCGACCCGCCGCTTGGCGATCGTCGCGTCGGTCGCCCTCGTCATGCTCTTTCTGCTGCTTTACGGTTCATTCCACTCGGCCCGTCTGGCCTGCCTGATCTTCACCGCCGTGCCGATGGCGGCGACCGGAGGCGTCTTCGCGCTGGTCTTGCGCGGGCTGCCGTTCTCGATCTCGGCGGCGGTCGGATTCATCGCGCTGTTCGGCGTCGCCGTTCTGAACGGGCTCGTCTGGGTGAGCGCCGTCGAACATCTCAGGCAGGACGGCCTCGATCCGCACGCCGCCGCGCGTGAAGCGTCGATCATGCGGCTGCGGCCGATCCTGATGACCGCGCTCGTGGCCGGCATGGGCTTCATTCCCATGGCGTTGGCCACCACTCCGGGCGCCGAGATCCAGCGCCCGCTGGCCACGGTGGTCATCGGCGGTCTGTTCACATCGACGATGCTCACATCGCTCGTCCTGCCGTCCATCTACCCCTGGTTCGCCGCCGGGGATCGTCAGCCCCGGCCGACGGAAGCGTGA
- a CDS encoding PEP-CTERM sorting domain-containing protein: MRPWCIVCGRSLLFAAAVCLTGSAAQAGGAVSAGQIESFLGLSSGALDGVGDGPAINGSAIQTTFSAIAGQVLSFQYQFLTNEDPTAGLNLVNDFAFVTLNSQDPTSLADVASTTFSSSSTPFSLGSSILSFTMTLADAGLYTLGIGVVNVTDDTYPSGLLVDNLKLDSTLLPNGGFDGPWTGFSFMAIGNTSIVGADYGAPVPQGTQQALLSAAAVPEPTSMVSLGFGALLILFKARRRSNA, translated from the coding sequence ATGCGTCCCTGGTGTATCGTATGCGGTCGCTCCCTGCTGTTCGCCGCGGCCGTTTGCTTGACCGGAAGCGCGGCGCAGGCGGGCGGAGCCGTTTCCGCCGGTCAGATCGAATCGTTTCTCGGGCTCTCCAGCGGAGCCCTCGACGGCGTCGGCGACGGCCCCGCAATCAACGGCTCGGCGATCCAGACCACTTTTTCGGCGATCGCCGGGCAGGTGCTCTCGTTCCAGTATCAATTCTTGACCAATGAAGACCCGACGGCCGGCCTCAACCTCGTCAACGACTTCGCGTTCGTGACGTTGAACTCGCAGGACCCGACCTCGCTGGCCGACGTGGCGAGCACCACGTTCTCATCGTCGTCGACGCCGTTCTCCCTTGGCTCGTCGATCCTCAGCTTCACGATGACGCTCGCCGACGCGGGGTTGTACACTCTGGGAATCGGCGTCGTGAACGTCACGGACGATACCTACCCCTCGGGACTTCTGGTCGACAACTTGAAGCTCGATTCGACGTTGCTCCCCAACGGCGGCTTCGACGGGCCCTGGACCGGCTTCAGCTTCATGGCGATCGGCAACACCTCGATCGTCGGCGCCGATTACGGCGCGCCCGTGCCCCAGGGAACCCAACAGGCGCTTCTGTCGGCGGCTGCGGTTCCCGAACCGACAAGCATGGTGTCTCTGGGCTTCGGCGCCCTCTTGATCCTTTTCAAGGCCCGGCGGCGGTCAAACGCCTAG